From the genome of Streptomyces sp. NBC_01116, one region includes:
- a CDS encoding carbohydrate kinase family protein, producing MSTDTPGIDPLQALRAPRDPACDVFLTGPVFLDIIFTGLDSAPVRGTESWARGMGSSPGGVANMATALARLGLHTSLAAAFGDDHYGEYCWDALEQGEGIDLSMSHTVPGWHSPVTVSMAYEGERTMVSHGHEAPAPTGTAAPAHAPAHAPAPAPAFPHCPPRARAAVASLAPGRSEPWVATAARNGALIFADVGWDETGRWDLDALPDLAHCEAFLPNAEEAMRYTRTDCPRAAAHALAERVPLAVVTLGAEGAYAVDGRTGAAAAVPAIEVEALDPTGAGDVFVAGFVTGTLADWPLADRLAFAGLTAALSVQEFGGSLSAPGWTEVAAWWQLIRTCDRQDPAALERYAFLDDLLPASARAWPLRRAVPTIGFRQ from the coding sequence GTGAGCACAGACACTCCGGGCATCGACCCGCTACAGGCGCTGCGCGCCCCCCGGGATCCCGCCTGCGACGTCTTCCTGACGGGCCCGGTCTTCCTCGACATCATCTTCACCGGCCTGGACAGCGCCCCCGTGCGCGGGACCGAGTCCTGGGCCCGGGGCATGGGATCCAGCCCCGGCGGCGTCGCCAACATGGCCACCGCCCTCGCCCGCCTCGGCCTGCACACCTCCCTCGCCGCCGCCTTCGGTGACGACCACTACGGGGAGTACTGCTGGGACGCCCTCGAACAGGGCGAGGGTATCGACCTGTCGATGTCCCACACCGTCCCCGGCTGGCACTCCCCGGTCACCGTCTCCATGGCGTACGAGGGCGAGCGCACGATGGTCTCGCACGGCCACGAGGCACCCGCCCCCACCGGAACCGCAGCCCCCGCCCATGCCCCCGCCCATGCCCCCGCACCCGCCCCGGCCTTCCCGCACTGCCCGCCGCGCGCCCGCGCCGCCGTCGCCTCGCTCGCCCCGGGCCGGAGCGAGCCCTGGGTGGCCACCGCCGCCCGCAACGGAGCGCTGATCTTCGCCGACGTCGGCTGGGACGAGACCGGCCGCTGGGACCTGGACGCCCTGCCCGACCTGGCGCACTGCGAGGCGTTCCTGCCCAACGCCGAGGAGGCGATGCGCTACACCCGCACGGACTGCCCGCGCGCCGCCGCCCACGCGCTCGCCGAACGGGTCCCGCTCGCCGTGGTGACCCTGGGCGCCGAGGGCGCGTACGCGGTGGACGGCCGCACCGGGGCCGCCGCGGCCGTGCCCGCCATCGAGGTGGAGGCGCTCGACCCCACCGGCGCCGGGGACGTCTTCGTCGCCGGTTTCGTGACCGGCACCCTCGCCGACTGGCCGCTCGCCGACCGCCTCGCCTTCGCCGGGCTCACCGCCGCCCTCTCGGTCCAGGAGTTCGGCGGCTCGCTCTCCGCGCCCGGCTGGACCGAGGTCGCCGCCTGGTGGCAGCTGATCCGCACCTGCGACCGCCAGGACCCGGCCGCCCTGGAGCGCTACGCCTTCCTGGACGACCTCCTGCCCGCCTCGGCCCGCGCCTGGCCGCTGCGGCGCGCGGTGCCCACGATCGGCTTCCGCCAGTGA
- a CDS encoding MFS transporter: MSSRPGAAWPLVAVFTAGYLASYLLPTIVGRLSAQLGLSPAQAGLVGSALLLSSASAGFSLAGRVERYGPRTPARVGLVLAAIGYGSAALAGSVPLVVLCVVVGGFGSGTATAVAAAGIAARRDPHRTSSLGLLTVSATAGVLYLTIPHLGGGHRLPFAAIALVALLVWPATARLGGATTAEETASPIIGRLPHRRSGLVLAGGMLVWSMAQNALWGVSSRIGVVQVGLSEVTVGAVFAAALGAGLLGVTGAGLLGARLGRAVPIGLGTVVIAGSIVLSSSARDLGSFATGEIVWNTFYPVVLSYLIGLAASLDVRGRWAVLAGSASSVGVACGPLLGSVLSSEAGYPAMGLILGAATLLVAAPVTAVALHTGGRPLVPGSVRRRGGAPAALLAATTGSLPGAVPKLGSPEQAVTELRVPALRRRRLVRSGIRTAGPDGGSGQSNA; this comes from the coding sequence ATGTCCTCGCGCCCTGGTGCCGCGTGGCCCCTGGTGGCCGTGTTCACCGCCGGTTACCTCGCCTCCTACCTGCTCCCCACGATCGTCGGCCGGCTCAGCGCCCAGCTGGGGCTGAGTCCCGCCCAGGCGGGCCTGGTCGGCAGCGCCCTGCTCCTCAGCTCGGCCAGCGCCGGCTTCTCCCTGGCCGGCCGGGTCGAGCGGTACGGGCCGCGCACCCCCGCCCGCGTCGGGCTGGTGCTGGCCGCGATCGGTTACGGGTCCGCCGCGCTCGCCGGGTCCGTACCGCTGGTGGTGCTCTGCGTGGTGGTCGGCGGCTTCGGGTCCGGCACGGCGACGGCGGTCGCCGCGGCCGGGATCGCCGCCCGGCGCGACCCGCACCGGACGTCGTCGCTCGGGCTGCTCACCGTGTCCGCCACCGCGGGCGTCCTCTATCTGACGATCCCCCACCTGGGCGGCGGCCACCGGCTTCCGTTCGCCGCGATCGCCCTGGTCGCCCTGCTCGTCTGGCCCGCGACCGCCCGGCTCGGCGGTGCGACGACGGCCGAGGAGACCGCCTCGCCGATCATCGGCCGGCTTCCGCACCGCCGCTCCGGGCTCGTCCTGGCGGGCGGCATGCTCGTCTGGTCCATGGCGCAGAACGCGCTGTGGGGAGTGAGCAGCCGCATCGGCGTGGTGCAGGTGGGGCTGTCCGAGGTCACCGTCGGCGCGGTGTTCGCCGCCGCGCTCGGAGCGGGGCTGCTCGGTGTGACGGGTGCGGGTCTGCTCGGCGCGCGGCTCGGCCGGGCGGTGCCGATCGGGCTGGGGACCGTGGTGATCGCGGGGAGCATCGTGCTCAGCTCATCGGCCCGGGACCTCGGATCGTTCGCGACCGGGGAGATCGTGTGGAACACCTTCTACCCGGTGGTCCTCTCCTACCTCATCGGGCTGGCAGCCTCCCTGGACGTGCGCGGCCGCTGGGCGGTGCTGGCGGGCTCGGCCTCCTCCGTGGGGGTGGCCTGCGGTCCGCTGCTGGGCAGCGTGCTCTCCTCGGAGGCCGGCTATCCCGCGATGGGGCTGATCCTGGGGGCGGCCACCCTGCTGGTCGCCGCCCCGGTGACCGCCGTGGCGCTGCACACCGGCGGCCGTCCGCTGGTGCCCGGTTCGGTGCGCCGTCGCGGTGGCGCCCCGGCCGCCCTGCTCGCCGCCACCACCGGGAGCCTGCCCGGTGCGGTGCCGAAGCTCGGCTCGCCGGAGCAGGCCGTCACGGAGCTGCGGGTCCCGGCCCTGCGGCGCAGGCGGCTGGTGCGCAGCGGGATCCGGACGGCCGGTCCGGACGGCGGTTCAGGTCAGTCGAACGCGTAG
- a CDS encoding adenosine deaminase yields MHLPKAELHLHIEGTLEPELAFALAERNGVALPYATTDELRAAYEFEDLQSFLDLYYALMAVLRTEDDFAELVDAYLARAAAQGVRHAEIFFDPQAHTARGVPIGTVIEGIGRALERSEEKHGVSTQLIMCFLRDLSAESALGTLDAAKPYLHRISAIGLDSAEVGHPPAKFREVYEAATALGLRKVAHAGEEGPPEYIREALDVLGVERVDHGLRCLEDPELVERLVADRVPLTLCPLSNVRLRTVDTLADHPLPAMLAAGLHCTVNSDDPAYFGGYAGDNFDAVRDALALEPEQLRTLARNSFEAAFLDHDEERRARYLSEVEAYAFD; encoded by the coding sequence GTGCACCTCCCCAAGGCAGAACTCCACCTCCACATCGAAGGCACCCTCGAACCCGAGCTGGCCTTCGCCCTCGCGGAGCGCAACGGAGTGGCCCTGCCCTACGCCACCACCGACGAACTGCGCGCCGCCTACGAGTTCGAGGACCTCCAGTCCTTCCTCGACCTGTACTACGCGCTGATGGCCGTCCTGCGCACCGAGGACGACTTCGCCGAACTCGTCGACGCCTACCTCGCCCGCGCCGCCGCCCAGGGCGTCCGGCACGCCGAGATCTTCTTCGACCCGCAGGCCCACACCGCCCGGGGCGTCCCGATCGGCACCGTCATCGAGGGGATCGGCCGGGCGCTGGAGCGCAGCGAGGAGAAGCACGGCGTCTCCACCCAGCTGATCATGTGCTTCCTGCGCGACCTGTCCGCCGAATCGGCCCTCGGCACCCTGGACGCGGCCAAGCCGTATCTGCACCGGATCAGCGCGATCGGCCTCGACTCCGCCGAGGTCGGCCACCCGCCCGCCAAGTTCCGCGAGGTGTACGAGGCGGCCACCGCCCTCGGCCTGCGCAAGGTGGCCCACGCGGGCGAGGAGGGCCCGCCGGAGTACATCAGGGAGGCCCTGGACGTCCTCGGCGTCGAACGCGTCGACCACGGGCTGCGCTGCCTGGAGGACCCGGAGCTGGTGGAGCGGCTGGTCGCCGACCGGGTGCCGCTCACGCTCTGCCCGCTGTCGAACGTGCGGCTGCGCACGGTCGACACCCTCGCGGACCACCCGCTGCCGGCGATGCTGGCCGCCGGACTCCACTGCACGGTGAACTCCGACGACCCCGCCTACTTCGGCGGATACGCCGGGGACAACTTCGACGCCGTCCGCGACGCGCTCGCCCTGGAGCCGGAGCAACTGCGCACCCTCGCCCGCAACTCCTTCGAGGCGGCCTTCCTCGACCACGACGAGGAGCGCCGGGCGCGCTACCTGTCCGAGGTCGAGGCCTACGCGTTCGACTGA
- a CDS encoding ribonuclease Z yields the protein MSVRELVVLGTASQVPTRHRNHNGYLLRWDGEGILLDPGEGTQRQMLRAGVAAHDIHRICVTHFHGDHSLGLAGVIQRINLDQVPHPVTAHYPASGQHFFDRLRYATAYRETVELNQAPVAGPGGVLATTPAYTLDSRKLSHPVESYGYRLTEPDTRRMLPALLKEHGIAGPDVGRLQRDGVLGGVTLEQVSEERRGQRFAFVMDTRLCDGVYALAEGCDLLVIESTFLDEDEKLAVDHGHLTAGQAARVAKESGVRHLVLTHFSQRYGDPELFATQARAAGFDGELTVAQDLIRVPVPTRHH from the coding sequence ATGTCCGTACGCGAGCTGGTGGTGCTCGGCACCGCCAGCCAGGTCCCCACCCGGCACCGCAACCACAACGGCTATCTGCTGCGCTGGGACGGCGAGGGCATCCTCCTCGACCCCGGCGAGGGCACCCAGCGCCAGATGCTGCGGGCCGGGGTCGCCGCGCACGACATCCACCGGATCTGCGTCACCCACTTCCACGGCGACCACTCCCTCGGGCTCGCCGGGGTCATCCAGCGGATCAACCTCGACCAGGTGCCGCACCCGGTGACCGCGCACTATCCGGCGAGCGGGCAGCACTTCTTCGACCGGCTGCGGTACGCCACCGCCTACCGCGAGACCGTCGAGCTGAACCAGGCCCCGGTCGCCGGGCCCGGCGGAGTCCTCGCCACCACCCCGGCGTACACCCTGGACAGCAGGAAGCTCTCGCACCCCGTCGAGTCGTACGGCTACCGCCTCACCGAGCCCGACACCCGGCGCATGCTGCCCGCCCTGCTGAAGGAGCACGGCATCGCCGGACCGGACGTGGGCCGCCTCCAGCGTGACGGCGTCCTCGGCGGCGTCACGCTGGAGCAGGTCTCCGAGGAGCGGCGCGGCCAGCGGTTCGCGTTCGTCATGGACACCCGGCTCTGCGACGGGGTGTACGCGCTCGCCGAGGGCTGCGACCTGCTGGTCATCGAGTCGACCTTCCTCGACGAGGACGAGAAGCTGGCCGTCGACCACGGGCACCTGACCGCCGGACAGGCCGCCCGGGTGGCGAAGGAATCGGGTGTCCGCCACCTCGTCCTCACCCACTTCTCCCAGCGCTACGGCGACCCGGAGCTCTTCGCGACCCAGGCCCGCGCCGCCGGATTCGACGGCGAACTCACCGTCGCCCAGGACCTGATCCGGGTCCCGGTCCCCACCCGGCACCACTGA
- a CDS encoding histidine triad nucleotide-binding protein, protein MAGEPQSDCLFCKIVSGEIPATIVRESETTVAFRDINPQAPTHVLVIPKVHYPDAASLAAAEPLVAADVLREAGEVAAEEKVDGSGYRIILNTGSGAGQTVFHAHAHVLGGRGLQWPPG, encoded by the coding sequence ATGGCGGGAGAGCCGCAGTCCGACTGCCTGTTCTGCAAGATCGTCTCGGGAGAGATCCCGGCGACCATCGTCCGCGAGAGCGAGACCACCGTCGCCTTCCGCGACATCAACCCGCAGGCCCCGACCCACGTCCTGGTGATCCCGAAGGTCCACTACCCGGACGCCGCCTCGCTCGCCGCCGCCGAACCGCTCGTCGCGGCGGACGTGCTGCGCGAGGCCGGAGAGGTCGCCGCCGAGGAGAAGGTCGACGGCAGCGGCTACCGGATCATCCTCAACACGGGCTCCGGGGCGGGCCAGACCGTCTTCCACGCCCACGCACACGTCCTGGGCGGCCGCGGCCTCCAGTGGCCCCCCGGATAA
- a CDS encoding 16S rRNA (uracil(1498)-N(3))-methyltransferase, with translation MTAPVFVVERMPTGPEFVLDGPEGRHAVSVKRLHPGEDVVLTDGLGHWAEGVVRAAEGKDRLTVTGLGSVHEEPAPVPRITVVQALPKGDRGELAVETMTETGVDAIVPWQAARCITQWKGERGAKALSKWRGTAREAGKQSRRVRFPEVAEAMTTKQVAALLAAADFAGVLHEDRDHDSTPLATAALPAEGTIVLVVGPEGGVSPQELAAFAEAGARPYRLGRSVLRTSTAGTAATALLLGRTGRWG, from the coding sequence GTGACCGCACCGGTCTTCGTCGTCGAACGGATGCCCACCGGGCCGGAGTTCGTCCTGGACGGCCCCGAGGGACGGCACGCCGTCTCCGTGAAGCGGCTCCACCCCGGCGAGGACGTCGTCCTCACCGACGGGCTCGGCCACTGGGCGGAGGGCGTCGTGCGGGCGGCCGAGGGCAAGGACCGGCTCACGGTCACCGGCCTCGGCAGCGTCCACGAGGAGCCCGCGCCCGTCCCGCGGATCACCGTCGTCCAGGCGCTCCCCAAGGGCGACCGCGGCGAGCTGGCCGTCGAGACGATGACCGAGACCGGCGTCGACGCGATCGTGCCCTGGCAGGCGGCCCGCTGCATCACCCAGTGGAAGGGCGAGCGCGGTGCCAAGGCCCTGTCGAAGTGGCGCGGCACGGCGCGGGAGGCGGGCAAGCAGTCCCGCCGGGTCCGCTTCCCCGAGGTGGCCGAGGCCATGACGACCAAGCAGGTCGCCGCGCTGCTCGCCGCCGCCGACTTCGCCGGCGTCCTCCACGAGGACCGCGACCACGACAGCACCCCCCTCGCCACCGCCGCACTCCCCGCCGAGGGCACGATCGTGCTCGTCGTCGGACCGGAGGGCGGCGTCTCCCCGCAGGAGCTGGCCGCCTTCGCCGAGGCGGGCGCCCGCCCCTACCGGCTCGGCCGCAGCGTGCTGCGCACCTCCACCGCCGGGACGGCGGCGACCGCGCTGCTGCTGGGGCGCACGGGGCGCTGGGGCTGA
- a CDS encoding nitronate monooxygenase, whose protein sequence is MSSELTDLCRYPIVQAPMAGGTSGPQLAGAVAEAGGLGFLAAGYKTADGMYNEIKQLRRLTGGPFGVNLFMPQPALGDPSAVEVYRHQLAGEAAWYETPLGDPDSSGDDGYEAKVAILLEDPVPVVSFTFGCPTRDTLDAFARAGTHTIVTVTSAEEAQSAQWAGADTVCVQGVEAGGHQSTHRDDPQLDQTGTGLLSLVAQVRETVQIPIVAAGGLMRGAQIAAVLAAGADAAQLGTAFLVCPESGAHALHKQALTNPLFVRTELTRAFSGRPARGLVNRFVREHGPYAPAAYPQVHYVTSGLRRAAAKAGDAQGMALWAGQGHRMARELPAGELIELLAAELEAARSALSMRSPR, encoded by the coding sequence ATGTCCTCCGAGTTGACCGATCTCTGCCGGTATCCGATCGTGCAGGCCCCCATGGCGGGCGGCACGTCCGGACCTCAGCTCGCCGGGGCCGTCGCCGAAGCGGGCGGGCTCGGATTCCTGGCCGCCGGATACAAAACGGCGGACGGGATGTACAACGAGATCAAACAGCTGCGCAGGCTCACCGGCGGGCCGTTCGGCGTCAACCTCTTCATGCCGCAGCCCGCGCTCGGCGACCCCAGCGCCGTCGAGGTCTACCGCCACCAGCTCGCCGGCGAGGCCGCCTGGTACGAGACCCCGCTCGGCGACCCGGACAGCAGCGGCGACGACGGCTACGAGGCGAAGGTCGCGATCCTGCTGGAGGACCCCGTTCCGGTGGTCTCCTTCACCTTCGGCTGCCCGACCCGCGACACCCTGGACGCCTTCGCCCGGGCCGGGACGCACACCATCGTCACGGTCACCTCCGCCGAGGAGGCCCAGAGCGCCCAGTGGGCGGGCGCCGACACCGTCTGCGTCCAGGGCGTCGAGGCGGGCGGCCACCAGTCCACCCACCGCGACGACCCGCAGCTCGACCAGACCGGCACCGGGCTGCTCTCCCTCGTCGCCCAGGTCCGCGAGACCGTGCAGATCCCGATCGTCGCGGCCGGCGGCCTGATGCGCGGCGCGCAGATCGCCGCCGTCCTCGCGGCGGGCGCCGACGCCGCCCAGCTCGGCACCGCCTTCCTGGTCTGCCCCGAGTCCGGGGCGCACGCGCTGCACAAGCAGGCCCTGACCAACCCGCTGTTCGTCCGCACCGAGCTGACCCGCGCCTTCTCGGGGCGGCCCGCCCGCGGCCTGGTCAACCGCTTCGTCCGCGAACACGGCCCCTACGCCCCCGCCGCCTACCCCCAGGTCCACTACGTCACCAGCGGGCTGCGCCGGGCCGCAGCCAAGGCCGGGGACGCCCAGGGCATGGCCCTGTGGGCCGGACAGGGCCACCGGATGGCCCGGGAACTGCCCGCGGGCGAGCTGATCGAGCTGCTCGCCGCCGAACTGGAGGCCGCCCGGTCGGCCCTGAGCATGAGGAGCCCCCGGTGA
- the dnaJ gene encoding molecular chaperone DnaJ, whose product MATDYYAVLGVRRDASQDEIKKAFRRLARELHPDVNPDPKTQERFKEINAAYEVLSDPQKKQVYDLGGDPLSASGGGGGAGGFGAGGFGNFSDIMDAFFGNAAQRGPRSRTRRGQDAMIRLEIDLNEAAFGTTKDIQVDTAVVCNTCSGEGAAPGTSAQTCDMCRGRGEVSQVTRSFLGQVMTSRPCPQCQGFGTVVPTPCPECAGDGRIRSRRTLTVKIPAGVDNGTRIQLAGEGEVGPGGGPPGDLYVEIHELPHAVFQRRGDDLHCTVTIPMTAAALGTKCPLETLDGLEEIDIRPGTQSGQSVPLHGRGITHLRGGGRGDLIVHVEVMTPSKLDAEQERLLRELSKLRGEERPLGQFQPGQQGLFSRLKDAFNGR is encoded by the coding sequence GTGGCCACGGACTACTACGCCGTACTCGGCGTGCGCCGCGACGCATCTCAGGACGAGATCAAGAAGGCATTCCGTCGGCTCGCCCGCGAGCTGCACCCGGATGTCAACCCGGACCCGAAGACCCAGGAGCGGTTCAAGGAGATCAACGCCGCTTACGAGGTGCTCTCGGACCCGCAGAAGAAGCAGGTCTACGACCTCGGCGGCGACCCCCTCTCCGCCAGTGGCGGCGGCGGTGGCGCGGGCGGTTTCGGAGCCGGCGGCTTCGGCAACTTCTCCGACATCATGGACGCGTTCTTCGGCAACGCCGCGCAGCGCGGGCCCCGTTCGCGGACCCGGCGGGGCCAGGACGCCATGATCCGGCTGGAGATCGACCTCAACGAGGCGGCCTTCGGCACCACCAAGGACATCCAGGTCGACACGGCCGTCGTCTGCAACACCTGCAGCGGCGAGGGCGCGGCCCCCGGCACGTCCGCCCAGACCTGTGACATGTGCCGCGGCCGCGGCGAGGTCTCGCAGGTCACCCGGTCCTTCCTGGGCCAGGTCATGACCTCGCGGCCCTGCCCGCAGTGCCAGGGATTCGGCACGGTCGTGCCCACCCCGTGCCCGGAGTGCGCCGGCGACGGCCGCATCCGCTCGCGGCGCACCCTGACCGTGAAGATCCCCGCGGGCGTCGACAACGGCACCCGTATCCAGCTCGCGGGCGAGGGCGAGGTCGGCCCCGGCGGCGGCCCGCCCGGCGATCTGTACGTGGAGATCCACGAGCTGCCGCACGCCGTGTTCCAGCGGCGCGGCGACGATCTGCACTGCACGGTCACCATCCCCATGACGGCCGCGGCCCTGGGCACCAAGTGCCCGCTGGAGACGCTGGACGGCCTGGAGGAGATCGACATCCGGCCCGGCACCCAGTCCGGCCAGTCCGTGCCGCTGCACGGGCGCGGCATCACCCATCTGCGAGGTGGCGGCCGGGGCGACCTGATCGTGCACGTCGAGGTGATGACCCCCTCCAAGCTCGACGCCGAACAGGAACGGCTGCTGCGGGAGCTCTCCAAGCTGCGTGGCGAGGAGCGTCCCCTGGGCCAGTTTCAGCCAGGTCAGCAGGGGCTCTTCTCCCGGTTGAAGGACGCCTTCAACGGCCGCTGA
- the hrcA gene encoding heat-inducible transcriptional repressor HrcA, producing the protein MLSERRLEVLRAIVQDYVGTEEPVGSKALTERHRLGVSPATVRNDMAVLEDEGFIAQPHTSAGRIPTDKGYRLFVDKLAGVKPLSSPERRAIQNFMDGAVDLDDVVGRTVRLLAQLTRQVAVVQYPSLTRSTVRHVELLALAPARLMLVLITDTGRVEQRMIDCPAPFGEASLADLRARLNSRVVGRRFADVPQLVQELPESFDSEDRGTVSTVLSTLLETLVEETEERLMIGGTSNLTRFGHDFPVMIRPVLEALEEQVVLLKLLGEATDSGMTVRIGHENAHEGLNSTSVVAVGYGSGDEAVAKLGVVGPTRMDYPGTMGAVRAVARYVGQILAES; encoded by the coding sequence ATGCTCAGCGAACGCAGACTCGAAGTGCTGCGCGCCATCGTCCAGGACTATGTCGGCACCGAGGAGCCCGTCGGCTCCAAGGCGCTGACCGAGCGGCACCGGCTGGGGGTCTCCCCGGCCACCGTCCGCAACGACATGGCGGTGCTGGAGGACGAGGGCTTCATCGCCCAGCCGCACACGAGCGCGGGACGCATCCCGACCGACAAGGGCTACCGCCTCTTCGTCGACAAGCTCGCGGGCGTCAAGCCGCTGTCCTCGCCCGAGCGCCGGGCCATCCAGAACTTCATGGACGGCGCGGTCGACCTCGACGACGTGGTCGGCCGGACGGTGCGGCTGCTCGCGCAGCTGACCCGGCAGGTCGCCGTCGTGCAGTACCCCTCGCTGACCCGCTCGACGGTGCGGCACGTGGAACTGCTGGCGCTCGCCCCCGCCCGGCTGATGCTCGTCCTGATCACGGACACCGGCCGGGTCGAACAGCGTATGATCGACTGCCCTGCGCCGTTCGGCGAGGCATCGCTCGCGGATCTGCGGGCCCGGCTCAACAGCCGGGTCGTCGGACGCCGCTTCGCGGATGTCCCGCAGCTGGTGCAGGAGCTGCCGGAATCCTTCGACAGCGAGGACCGGGGGACGGTTTCCACGGTCCTTTCCACCCTCCTCGAAACCCTGGTCGAGGAGACGGAGGAGCGGCTGATGATCGGCGGCACCTCCAACCTCACCCGCTTCGGACACGACTTCCCGGTGATGATCCGGCCGGTGCTGGAAGCACTGGAGGAACAGGTCGTCCTGCTGAAGCTGCTCGGTGAGGCAACGGACTCCGGCATGACCGTACGGATCGGGCACGAGAACGCCCACGAGGGGCTCAACTCCACGTCCGTCGTCGCGGTCGGCTACGGTTCGGGCGACGAGGCAGTCGCCAAACTCGGCGTGGTCGGACCGACCCGCATGGACTACCCCGGAACGATGGGAGCGGTACGCGCAGTGGCACGTTACGTCGGACAGATCCTGGCGGAGTCGTAA
- a CDS encoding MBL fold metallo-hydrolase, which yields MDVAWEDFGWERLGNGIGRRRLPGWDATAALVAGEDGALLYDTGATLREGVELRRQAEALLGRRVTHIALSHPHFDHVLGTAAFAGAQVYGAVGVAALLRGGAESLCASAVRHGVPEEEAARSADTLVVPHHEVCGDWTLDLGGGRQVLLANVGPGHSGHDLAALVPGTAGEPPVVFCGDLVEESGEPQAGRDAITSRWPAALERLLALGGEGARYVPGHGAVVDAAFVRAQRASLAERFDVRLDAGDVRLDVGAGVGADADLNAGLDVG from the coding sequence ATGGACGTCGCTTGGGAAGACTTCGGCTGGGAGCGGTTGGGCAACGGTATCGGCAGGCGGCGCCTGCCCGGCTGGGACGCCACCGCCGCGCTGGTCGCCGGTGAGGACGGCGCGCTGCTGTACGACACCGGCGCCACGCTGCGCGAGGGGGTCGAGCTGCGGCGGCAGGCCGAGGCGCTGCTCGGGCGGAGGGTGACACATATCGCACTGAGCCATCCGCACTTCGACCATGTGCTGGGCACCGCCGCGTTCGCCGGGGCCCAGGTGTACGGGGCGGTGGGTGTCGCGGCCCTGCTGCGCGGCGGGGCGGAGAGCCTGTGCGCCTCGGCGGTGCGCCACGGGGTGCCGGAGGAGGAGGCGGCCCGGTCGGCGGACACGCTGGTGGTCCCGCACCACGAGGTGTGCGGCGACTGGACGCTCGACCTCGGCGGCGGCCGTCAGGTGCTGCTGGCGAACGTGGGCCCCGGGCACAGCGGCCATGACCTCGCGGCGCTGGTGCCGGGCACGGCGGGCGAGCCTCCGGTGGTGTTCTGCGGCGATCTGGTCGAGGAGTCGGGCGAGCCGCAGGCGGGCCGGGACGCGATCACCTCGCGCTGGCCGGCCGCGCTGGAGAGGCTGCTGGCGCTCGGCGGCGAGGGCGCTCGTTACGTGCCGGGGCACGGGGCGGTGGTGGACGCGGCGTTCGTGCGGGCGCAGCGGGCGTCGCTGGCGGAGCGCTTCGACGTGCGCCTCGACGCGGGAGACGTGCGCCTCGACGTGGGGGCCGGCGTGGGAGCCGACGCGGACCTCAACGCCGGACTCGACGTGGGATGA
- a CDS encoding DUF3097 domain-containing protein: protein MRSYQPDLTPPWKRSAPVPEVPAEPDLVVEEVSTGFCGAVIRCEKTAQGPTVTLEDRFGKHRVFPMEPRGFLLEGKVVTLVRPGPGGPVRPTRTASGSVAVPGARARVARAGRIYVEGRHDAELVERVWGDDLRIEGVVVEYLEGVDDLPAIVGDFAPGPDARLGVLVDHLVPGSKESRIAERVTGAHVLVVGHPYIDVWEAVKPSSVGIDAWPVVPRGQDWKTGVCRALGWPENTGAAWQHILSKVRSYKDLEPQLLGRVEELIDFVTLPD from the coding sequence ATGCGCAGCTACCAGCCGGACCTGACCCCGCCGTGGAAGAGGTCCGCCCCCGTGCCCGAGGTGCCCGCCGAGCCCGATCTGGTCGTGGAGGAGGTCTCCACCGGCTTCTGCGGGGCGGTGATCCGCTGCGAGAAGACGGCCCAGGGGCCGACGGTGACCCTGGAGGACCGCTTCGGCAAGCACCGGGTGTTCCCGATGGAGCCGCGCGGCTTCCTGCTGGAGGGCAAGGTCGTCACGCTGGTGCGCCCGGGGCCCGGCGGCCCGGTGCGCCCCACCCGTACGGCCTCCGGTTCGGTGGCGGTGCCCGGGGCGCGGGCCCGGGTGGCGCGGGCCGGGCGGATCTATGTGGAGGGCCGGCACGACGCGGAGCTGGTGGAGCGGGTGTGGGGCGACGACCTGCGTATCGAGGGCGTGGTCGTGGAGTACCTGGAGGGCGTGGACGACCTTCCGGCGATCGTCGGCGACTTCGCGCCGGGGCCCGACGCCCGGCTGGGGGTGCTGGTGGACCATCTGGTGCCCGGCTCCAAGGAGTCCCGGATCGCCGAGCGGGTGACCGGCGCGCACGTGCTGGTGGTGGGCCACCCGTACATCGACGTGTGGGAGGCGGTGAAGCCGTCCTCGGTGGGGATCGACGCCTGGCCGGTGGTGCCGAGGGGGCAGGACTGGAAGACGGGCGTGTGCCGGGCGCTGGGGTGGCCGGAGAACACGGGGGCGGCCTGGCAGCACATCCTGTCCAAGGTCCGCAGCTACAAGGACCTTGAGCCCCAACTCCTGGGCAGAGTAGAGGAATTGATCGACTTCGTCACCCTTCCGGACTGA